In Helianthus annuus cultivar XRQ/B chromosome 3, HanXRQr2.0-SUNRISE, whole genome shotgun sequence, a single window of DNA contains:
- the LOC110929023 gene encoding probable DNA helicase MCM9, with protein sequence MGGGGPEKTLLDFLTEYYSDQLQSIILSSDNRLHYPIYVDFAEVMEHDSPLAHEILFEPTEYLPVFDNAAKLAQETVYEKVKEIWKHESCNEGVDRPPPSIKEFVHVRIEIRGPMLDNPEFCPSIGRVRVKHRGILLTLKGTVIRSGAVKMIEGEREYECRKCKYRFKVHPELESRNSIPKPMFCPSKKQKYCESTSFQLLEGNKVCHDYQEIKIQESTQVLGVGAIPRSIPVILQDDLVDVVKAGDDVIVTGVLTAKWSPDLKDVRCDLEPVLVANYVRRINEIKLDIEIPDEVILQFKNFWSEFKEAPLSGRNAILRAICPQVYGLFTVKLAVALTLIGGVQHVDASGTKVRGESHLLLVGDPGTGKSQFLKFAAKLSKRSVITTGLGSTSAGLTVTAVKDGGEWMLEAGALVLADGGLCCIDEFDSMREHDRATIHEAMEQQTISVAKAGLVTTLSTRTIVFGATNPKGQYDPDQSLSVNTTLSGPLISRFDIVLVLLDTKNPDWDKVVSDHILDQVETENDKFHEDISKKWPLSLLRRYIHFVKGYFRPTLTKEAENVISRYYQLQRRSATENAARTTVRMLESLIRLAQAHARLMFRNEVTRLDAITAILCIESSMTTSAIVDSFGNALHSNFTDDPDQEYATQEEQILAKLNSPDYIISI encoded by the exons ATGGGCGGCGGTGGACCGGAGAAGACTCTATTGGACTTCTTGACGGAGTATTACTCTGATCAGCTCCAGTCGATCATTCTCTCTTCTGATAATCGTCTTCATTACCCCATTTATGTCGA TTTCGCTGAAGTGATGGAGCACGATTCTCCACTTGCGCATGAGATCCTGTTTGAACCAACGGAGTATTTGCCTGTATTCGATAATGCAGCCAAATTGGCTCAG GAAACCGTGTATGAAAAAGTGAAGGAAATTTGGAAACATGAAAGTTGTAACGAAGGCGTAGATCGTCCGCCTCCAAGTATTAAGGAGTTTGTGCATGTTCGGATTGAAATTCGTGGTCCCATGCTTGATAATCCTG AGTTTTGTCCAAGCATTGGACGCGTACGTGTGAAGCACCGGGGCATACTTCTCACTCTAAAGGGAACAGTAATTAGATCTGGAGCGGTTAAGATGATAGAAGGGGAGAGGGAGTATGAATGTCGGAAATGTAAATACAG GTTTAAGGTTCATCCTGAACTGGAAAGCAGGAACTCCATACCCAAGCCAATGTTTTGTCCTTCTAAG AAACAAAAATATTGTGAAAGCACCAGTTTCCAGCTTTTAGAGGGAAACAAAGTGTGTCATGATTACCAGGAGATAAAGATCCAAGAAAGCACTCAAGTTTTAGGTGTCGGGGCAATCCCTCGTTCAATTCCCGTTATTCTGCAGGATGATCTTGTTGATGTTGTTAAAGCTGGAG ATGATGTAATTGTCACAGGAGTTTTGACAGCTAAATGGTCCCCAGATTTGAAGGATGTTCGCTGTGACCTTGAACCTGTATTAGTGGCTAATTACGTGAG GCGAATAAACGAGATAAAGCTGGATATTGAAATCCCTGATGAAGTTATTCTGCAATTCAAAAACTTTTGGTCTGAATTTAAAGAAGCGCCATTAAGCG GAAGAAATGCCATTCTTCGGGCTATTTGTCCACAAGTTTACGGTCTCTTTACCGTGAAGCTAGCAG TTGCCTTGACACTTATTGGAGGAGTACAGCATGTCGATGCTTCTGGGACAAAAGTTCGAGGCGAGTCTCATCTTCTCCTGGTTGGAGATCCAG GTACAGGAAAGTCTCAATTCTTGAAATTTGCTGCTAAGTTGAGCAAAAGATCCGTTATCACTACTGGGTTAGGAAGCACTAGTGCTGGGTTGACAGTTACTGCCGTAAAAGATGGAG GTGAATGGATGTTAGAAGCTGGGGCCCTTGTCTTAGCGGATGGTGGACTTTGTTGCATTGATGAGTTTGATAG cATGAGGGAACACGATAGAGCTACTATACATGAGGCAATGGAGCAGCAGACTATAAGCGTTGCTAAG GCGGGTCTTGTAACTACTCTCAGCACACGAACTATAGTCTTCGGGGCAACAAATCCCAAAGGGCAATATGATCCTGATCAAT CTTTGTCTGTCAACACGACATTATCTGGTCCTTTAATTAGTAGATTCGACATAGTTCTGGTTCTTTTGGACACAAAAAATCCCGACTGGGATAAAGTTGTTTCCGACCATATTCTTGATCAG GTAGAAACGGAAAATGACAAATTTCATGAAGATATTAGTAAGAAGTGGCCTCTTTCCTTGCTCAGAAG GTACATCCACTTTGTAAAGGGATATTTCAGGCCAACTCTAACCAAAGAGGCAGAAAATGTTATTTCTAGATATTATCAACTACAAAGAAGATCTGCAACAGAAAATGCAGCAAGAACCACTGTTAGAATGCTTGAAAGTTTGATTCGACTTGCTCAAG CACATGCAAGATTGATGTTCAGAAATGAAGTGACTCGATTAGATGCTATTACCGCAATATTATGCATTGAGTCATCTATGACAACGTCCGCCATTGTCGATAGCTTTGGGAATGCTTTGCACTCCAATTTTACCGATGACCCTGATCAAGAAT ATGCCACACAAGAAGAGCAGATCCTTGCAAAGCTCAACTCTCCTGACTATATAATTAGCATATGA